One window of the Octopus sinensis linkage group LG3, ASM634580v1, whole genome shotgun sequence genome contains the following:
- the LOC115209548 gene encoding GSK3-beta interaction protein-like — MADTDSTLCDDEEYTLKIEAESVVNEIAYAVKCVQLSDVLPSADNLIYLNLRTKENQKYCVQLSTEGFQIVGHDFDSLDNVSNGKYFETIYSLLDNVSPEYRNSFGDVLLSKLQKVQEQQEQVSEKDDLQ; from the coding sequence ATGGCAGACACCGATTCCACTCTGTGCGACGACGAGGAATATACTCTAAAAATTGAGGCAGAGTCGGTTGTAAATGAAATCGCTTATGCTGTGAAATGTGTGCAGCTTTCAGATGTCCTTCCCTCGGCCGATAACTTGATCTATCTCAATCTACGCACGAAAGAAAACCAAAAGTATTGCGTACAACTTTCTACAGAAGGTTTTCAAATAGTCGGTCATGATTTCGATAGCCTTGATAATGTcagtaatggcaaatattttgaGACCATCTACAGCCTCTTGGACAACGTCAGTCCCGAGTACCGAAATTCTTTTGGCGATGTTCTTCTCTCCAAACTACAAAAAGTACAGGAACAACAAGAACAGGTCTCTGAGAAGGACGATCTACAATGA